The following are encoded in a window of Gossypium raimondii isolate GPD5lz chromosome 13, ASM2569854v1, whole genome shotgun sequence genomic DNA:
- the LOC105783410 gene encoding uncharacterized protein LOC105783410, translated as MDGGRRLAVSPRPCSGRRIVASKKRGRADGFVNSVKKLQRREICSKRHRAFSITDAQERFRNIRLQEEYDTHDPKGHCSMVLPFLRKRSKIIEIVAARDIVFALAQSGVCAAFSRETNQRICFLNVTADEVIRSLFYNKNNDSLITVSVYASDNFSSLKCRSTRIEYIRRGQPDAGFALFESESLKWPGFVEFDDVNGKVLTYSAQDSIYKVFDLKNYTMLYSISDRNVQEIKISPGIMLLIFTKVGGHVPLKILSIEDGTVLKSFSHLLHRNKKVDFIEQFNEKLLVKQENENLQILDVRNAELTEVSKNEFMTPSAFIFLYENQLFLTFRNRTVAVWNFRGELVTSFEDHLLWHPDCNTNNIYITSDQDLIISYCKADSDDPLSEGNGSINISNILTGKCLAKIRASNSFPVEEQCSCSDKCGCSSKTQSNASRIRSRVAEALEDITALFYDEERNEIYTGNRYGLVHVWSN; from the exons atGGATGGTGGGCGGAGATTAGCGGTTAGCCCAAGGCCTTGTAGCGGACGGAGAATAGTCGCATCGAAGAAAAGAGGGAGAGCGGATGGGTTTGTTAACAGCGTCAAGAAGCTTCAACGAAGAGAAATTTGTTCAAAGCGACACCGTGCTTTCTCCATCACCGACGCCCAGGAGCGTTTCCGTAACATCCGCTTGCag gaGGAATATGATACTCATGATCCGAAAGGACATTGTTCGATGGTATTACCATTTCTGAGGAAGAGGTCAAAGATTATAGAGATTGTGGCTGCACGAGACATTGTCTTTGCTCTTGCTCAATCGGGTGTTTGTGCAGCATTTAGCCGAG AGACTAATCAAAGAATATGCTTCCTAAATGTCACTGCTGATGAAGTTATACGGAGcttgttttataataaaaacaatgacTCACTTATCACAGTCTCAGTTTATGCTTCTGACAATTTCAGCTCCTTGAAATGTAGAAGCACAAGGATCGA ATACATACGGAGAGGTCAACCTGATGCTGGCTTTGCTCTTTTTGAATCTGAGTCATTGAAGTGGCCAGGTTTTGTTGAGTTTGATGATGTAAATGGGAAGGTACTCACATATTCTGCACAGGATAG cATATACAAGGTGTTTGACCTAAAGAATTATACAATGTTATACTCCATATCAGATagaaatgttcaagagattaagATCAG CCCAGGGATTATGTTATTGATTTTCACTAAAGTTGGCGGCCATGTTCCTCTTAAGATTCTTTCAATAGAGGATGGTACTGTTCTTAAATCTTTTAGTCATCTTCTTCACCGGAATAAGAAAGTGGATTTCATCGAACAGTTCAATGAAAAGCTTCTTGTGAAGCAGGAAAATGAAAACCTCCAGATTCTCGAT GTACGCAATGCTGAGCTAACAGAAGTTAGCAAAAATGAATTCATGACCCCATCAGCATTTATATTTCTGTATGAAAACCAGTTATTCCTTACATTTAGAAATCGGACAGTGGCCGTGTGGAACTTCCGTGGAGAACTTGTAACTTCATTTGAAGATCACCTTTTATGGCATCCTGACTGCAACACCAATAATATATACATCACAAGTGATCAAGATCTTATTATCTCTTACTGCAAGGCTGATTCTGATGATCCATTGTCTGAAGGAAATG GCTCCATTAATATCAGCAATATATTGACCGGGAAATGTCTCGCCAAAATACGAGCAAGCAACAGTTTCCCAGTTGAAGAACAATGCAGCTGCAGTGACAAATGTGGTTGCAGTTCAAAAACGCAGAGCAACGCGTCGAGAATTAGAAGCAGGGTCGCAGAAGCATTGGAAGATATAACTGCACTTTTCTATGACGAAGAACGCAACGAGATATATACGGGTAATAGGTACGGTCTAGTTCATGTGTGGTCTAACTAA